The following are encoded in a window of Cervus canadensis isolate Bull #8, Minnesota chromosome 11, ASM1932006v1, whole genome shotgun sequence genomic DNA:
- the LOC122449534 gene encoding olfactory receptor 10J4-like — MRIFFVITLSPDVDILAANTSVMVAVKLSHNLHTPMYFFLCGLSFSETCTTVVIIPRMLVDLLSDSKSISIPECATQMFFFFGLGTNNCFILAAMSYDRYTAIHNPLHYSILMTHKICFQLMMASCITGVVVSLCIVLIVFNLSFCDSSIIQHFFCDITPVVSLACDYTIFQKMVLLAFTVFVLVGSFILIMISYVFIGSIVMKMPSAKGRYKAFSTCSSHLIVVCIHYGFAGFVYLRPKNSDSFREDMLMAVTYTVLTPLLNPIVYSLKNKAMQIALKKVLDNICRFSP, encoded by the exons ATGAGAATCTTTTTTGTCATCACTCTGAGTCCTGATGTAGA CATCCTAGCTGCAAACACATCCGTAATGGTGGCTGTCAAGCTCAGTCACAACCTTCACActcccatgtactttttcctctgtGGCCTCTCCTTTTCAGAAACCTGTACCACTGTGGTAATCATCCCTCGCATGTTGGTGGACTTGCTATCAGACAGTAAGTCCATTTCTATTCCTGAGTGTGCCACacagatgtttttcttctttggcttAGGAACCAACAACTGCTTCATCTTGGCCGCCATGTCCTATGACCGTTACACTGCTATTCACAACCCACTGCACTACTCCATCCTTATGACCCATAAGATCTGCTTTCAACTGATGATGGCTTCTTGCATTACTGGGGTTGTGGTGTCACTGTGCATTGTCCTCATAGTATTCaacttgtctttttgtgactctaGCATCATCCAACATTTTTTTTGTGACATTACACCTGTAGTCTCCCTTGCCTGTGATTACACCATTTTTCAGAAAATGGTTCTTCTTGCCTTCACTGTCTTTGTGTTGGTGGGCAgctttattttaattatgatttcCTATGTCTTCATTGGGTCCATAGTTATGAAGATGCCTTCTGCTAAGGGGAGGTATAAGGCCTTCTCAACTTGCTCCTCCCACCTCATTGTGGTGTGCATACACTATGGATTTGCTGGCTTTGTCTATTTGAGGCCCAAGAACAGTGACTCATTCCGTGAAGATatgctgatggctgtgacatatACAGTGCTGACACCTCTGCTTAATCCCATTGTTTACAgtctaaaaaacaaagcaatgcaAATAGCCCTAAAGAAAGTACTAGACAATATATGTAGGTTTTCCCCTTAG